From Cellulophaga lytica DSM 7489, a single genomic window includes:
- a CDS encoding transporter: protein MKKLKNIFSLFLFTLPFLGLSQYTDVINSNRPGQSVSAYAIGTGVLQAEAGMSYEKQSHNTLKTDSKLLGVDLALRYGLFFEELEIIYEGTYTNENRTYSTIGFPDQKYTDFKRNRIGLKYLIFDPYKSEEANKPNLYSWKANNTFQLKNLIPAISVYAGANFVLGDNPYYPGEATVSPRGMIATQSRLSPKFVLITNVAYDRIGTDFPEWSYIVSLSHAFRNPKWSVFAENQGIKSDRYSDVIFRGGTAYLIDENMQVDLHLGANIKDTPTRLFFAAGFSYRLDMHKDKVIAIEDQNATTKDGKIRKKDLKKKRKQAKRDAKGKKSKKKKSKDDEPIDF from the coding sequence ATGAAAAAATTAAAAAATATATTCTCTTTATTTCTTTTTACACTTCCATTTTTAGGACTTTCACAATACACAGACGTTATAAACTCTAACAGACCAGGACAATCTGTAAGTGCATATGCAATTGGCACAGGAGTTTTACAGGCCGAAGCCGGAATGTCTTACGAAAAACAAAGTCATAACACACTAAAAACTGATTCTAAATTACTGGGAGTAGATTTAGCTTTAAGGTATGGTTTGTTTTTTGAAGAATTAGAAATTATATATGAAGGGACATATACTAATGAAAACAGAACATATTCTACCATTGGTTTTCCTGATCAAAAGTATACAGATTTTAAAAGAAATAGAATTGGATTAAAATATTTAATTTTTGACCCTTACAAGAGTGAAGAAGCAAACAAGCCAAATTTATATAGCTGGAAAGCTAATAACACATTTCAGCTAAAAAATTTAATACCTGCAATATCTGTTTATGCAGGTGCCAACTTTGTTTTGGGTGACAATCCATACTACCCTGGTGAAGCTACAGTATCTCCAAGAGGTATGATTGCTACACAAAGTAGGCTTTCTCCAAAATTTGTGCTTATTACTAACGTTGCTTATGACCGCATAGGAACAGATTTTCCCGAATGGAGCTACATTGTTTCTTTATCTCATGCATTTAGAAACCCTAAATGGAGTGTTTTTGCAGAAAACCAAGGTATTAAAAGCGACAGATATTCTGATGTAATTTTTAGAGGTGGTACTGCTTATTTAATTGATGAAAATATGCAAGTAGATTTACATTTGGGTGCCAATATAAAAGATACTCCTACCCGCCTATTTTTTGCTGCTGGTTTTTCATATAGGTTAGATATGCATAAAGATAAAGTAATTGCTATTGAAGATCAGAATGCAACAACTAAGGATGGAAAAATTAGAAAGAAAGACCTTAAAAAGAAAAGAAAACAAGCAAAAAGAGATGCTAAAGGAAAAAAAAGCAAGAAAAAGAAATCTAAAGATGATGAGCCTATAGATTTTTAA
- a CDS encoding DUF4834 family protein: MDFLIAILVIVAVYYLLKFLIRLYAPKMMNYAAKKTEEHLKKKFEEFAQNPNQGYTNTTDESSSKTNKTKFKSNPSKKVGEYIDFEEVE, encoded by the coding sequence ATGGATTTTTTAATAGCTATTCTTGTAATTGTTGCGGTTTATTACCTATTAAAGTTTTTGATACGCTTGTATGCGCCTAAAATGATGAATTATGCAGCTAAAAAAACTGAAGAACATTTAAAGAAAAAATTTGAAGAGTTTGCGCAAAACCCTAATCAGGGATATACTAATACAACAGATGAGTCTTCTTCAAAAACAAATAAGACTAAGTTCAAATCTAACCCTTCTAAAAAAGTAGGAGAGTATATAGATTTTGAAGAAGTAGAATAA
- a CDS encoding YfhO family protein, with protein sequence MKINFRSVLTNFFVLVLFVVASLAYFTPVLQGKKIFQSDIAQYTGMAKEQNNFREKTNTEPYWTNSAFGGMPTYQLGANYPHNYIKKLDKLIRFLPRPADYLFLYFLGFYILLCCLKVDYRLAVVGALAFGFSTYLIIILGVGHNAKAHALGYIPMLLGGIILMFRKKYILGFILTAFAMALEVNANHYQMTYYFMLLILILGVIYLVYAIVEKQLKHYFVSVGLLFVAVLIGIATNATNLMATKEYSDWSTRGVSNLTINNDGSERENTGGLDKEYITQYSYGIAESLNIFVPRLFGGSNSENLGEESKTYEFLVRKGLSRKQALDFAEGLPLYWGDQPGVSGAAYVGAVLFFLFILGLIIVKGKVKWWLLAGAVMSLVLSWGKNFSGLTNFMIDNFPLYDKFRAVSSIQVVLELCVPLLGVLALMTLFKEKENKAKYNMPLFISAGIVLGTLILLFVFKGVFTFDGLSDDSYRKYFGDEVLTMIKLDRQEAYTSDVLRSLIYVLLTAATLSLFIHKRLKNNVFIAVIGVLILADLVPVAKRYVTEDDFVHARQMEQPFPLTNTDKQINQDTSVYRVYNPREGLNGASTSYYHNSIGGYHGAKPATMQDLFDFHIYKNNVRVLSMLNVKYVIQEDEEGRTYPAVNPNAMGNAWFVQNLKKVSSANEEIMALDSLNIKTEAVVNTTEFPSLSKFTFTKDSTATINLDNYEPNHLTYTSTTNSDALAVFSEMYYKNGWNAYIDGKKSSYFKVNYTLRAMQVPAGEHKIEFKFEPEVVKKGSKIALASNILLALIVIGGIVYSFKKPTAKKENS encoded by the coding sequence ATGAAAATTAATTTTAGATCTGTTTTAACCAACTTTTTTGTTCTTGTTTTATTTGTAGTTGCCTCTTTGGCTTATTTTACTCCTGTTTTACAGGGTAAAAAAATATTTCAGTCAGATATTGCCCAGTATACAGGAATGGCAAAAGAGCAAAATAATTTTAGAGAAAAAACAAATACAGAGCCTTATTGGACAAACAGTGCTTTTGGTGGTATGCCAACATATCAGTTAGGAGCTAATTACCCTCATAATTACATAAAAAAGTTAGACAAATTAATACGGTTTTTACCTAGACCAGCAGATTATTTATTTTTATACTTTTTAGGTTTTTATATTTTATTATGTTGTCTAAAAGTAGATTATAGGTTGGCCGTTGTTGGTGCATTGGCTTTTGGTTTTAGTACTTATTTAATTATAATTTTAGGTGTTGGCCATAATGCAAAGGCACACGCTTTGGGGTATATACCAATGTTGTTAGGCGGTATAATTTTAATGTTTAGAAAAAAATACATTTTAGGATTTATACTCACAGCATTTGCAATGGCTTTAGAGGTTAATGCCAACCACTACCAAATGACCTATTATTTTATGTTGCTAATTTTAATATTAGGTGTTATTTACTTGGTTTATGCTATTGTAGAAAAACAACTAAAACATTATTTTGTTTCTGTAGGCTTGCTTTTTGTTGCAGTATTAATAGGTATTGCAACCAATGCTACTAATTTAATGGCTACAAAAGAGTACTCTGACTGGAGCACTAGGGGAGTGTCTAATTTAACTATTAATAATGATGGCTCTGAAAGAGAAAATACTGGAGGTTTAGATAAAGAGTATATTACACAATATAGTTACGGAATAGCAGAGTCTTTAAACATATTTGTGCCAAGATTATTTGGAGGGTCTAATTCTGAAAATTTAGGAGAGGAATCTAAAACATATGAGTTTTTAGTTCGTAAAGGATTATCTAGAAAACAAGCGTTAGATTTTGCAGAGGGTTTGCCTTTGTATTGGGGAGACCAACCAGGTGTTTCTGGCGCAGCTTATGTAGGAGCAGTATTATTTTTCTTATTTATTTTAGGTTTAATTATAGTAAAAGGAAAAGTAAAATGGTGGCTTTTAGCAGGAGCTGTAATGTCTTTAGTACTTTCTTGGGGTAAAAACTTTAGTGGTTTAACTAATTTTATGATAGATAATTTTCCTTTGTATGATAAATTTAGAGCAGTTTCATCTATACAAGTAGTTTTAGAATTATGCGTACCTCTACTTGGTGTTTTAGCTTTAATGACCTTGTTTAAAGAAAAGGAGAATAAGGCAAAGTACAATATGCCATTGTTTATAAGTGCTGGGATAGTTTTGGGTACATTAATACTTTTATTTGTATTTAAAGGTGTTTTTACTTTTGATGGTTTAAGCGATGATAGCTACAGGAAATACTTTGGAGATGAAGTATTAACAATGATAAAGTTAGACCGTCAAGAGGCTTATACAAGTGATGTTTTACGTTCTTTAATATATGTGTTACTTACAGCAGCTACATTGTCTTTATTTATACATAAAAGGTTAAAAAATAATGTATTTATAGCGGTAATAGGTGTGTTAATTTTAGCAGATTTGGTACCTGTAGCTAAAAGATATGTTACAGAAGATGATTTTGTACACGCTAGACAAATGGAACAACCATTTCCTTTAACAAATACAGATAAACAAATTAATCAAGATACTTCTGTATACCGCGTTTATAACCCAAGAGAAGGTTTAAACGGAGCAAGCACATCATACTACCATAATTCTATTGGTGGTTATCATGGAGCTAAACCCGCTACTATGCAAGACTTGTTTGATTTTCATATTTACAAAAATAATGTTAGGGTTTTAAGTATGCTTAACGTTAAATATGTTATTCAGGAAGATGAAGAAGGACGTACTTACCCAGCAGTAAACCCTAATGCAATGGGTAATGCCTGGTTTGTGCAGAACCTTAAAAAAGTATCTTCGGCTAATGAAGAAATTATGGCATTAGATAGTTTAAATATTAAAACAGAAGCTGTGGTTAATACAACAGAGTTTCCTTCGTTATCTAAGTTTACTTTTACTAAAGATTCTACAGCTACTATTAATTTAGATAACTATGAGCCTAACCATTTAACTTACACATCTACTACCAATTCTGATGCACTAGCTGTGTTTTCAGAAATGTATTATAAAAATGGATGGAATGCTTATATAGATGGAAAAAAGTCTAGTTACTTTAAAGTTAACTATACACTTAGGGCAATGCAAGTTCCTGCAGGTGAACATAAAATTGAATTTAAATTTGAACCTGAAGTAGTTAAAAAAGGAAGTAAAATAGCACTAGCAAGTAATATTCTTTTGGCGTTAATAGTTATAGGAGGTATTGTATATAGTTTTAAAAAACCAACAGCTAAAAAAGAGAATAGCTAA
- a CDS encoding glycosyltransferase family 4 protein, with product MQKVLIIAYYWPPAGGPGVQRWLKFVKYLKDYSIEPVVYVPQNPNYPIIDASFVNEIPKDVKIYKQKINEPYGLASFLSKNKTKKISSGLIQSKNQSLIEKILLWVRGNFFIPDARKNWVKPSVNYLTKVVEEENINTIITTGPPHSMHLIGLKLKEKLGVSWVADFRDPWTSIGYHKKLRLSKASAKKHKYLEHLVLNRADSIVVTSETTKNEFLNITNKPIEVITNGFDGDVASDVALDDKFTISHIGSLLTGRNPENLWLALEELCNENEAFKNSLSLQFIGVVSEDVLQTIYKYNLKSYVNLIGYVSHTEALKYQEKSQVLLLSEINSPDTVGIIAGKLFEYMRAKRPILAIGPKGWEVSNIIKETNTGVAFNYNDTSNIKSLLLDWFFKYQTKELSVNSTNINTYSRKERTAKLANHLYGYCI from the coding sequence ATGCAAAAGGTGCTCATTATAGCTTATTATTGGCCTCCTGCTGGTGGGCCAGGTGTACAACGTTGGCTTAAATTTGTAAAATATTTAAAAGATTATAGTATTGAGCCAGTGGTGTATGTACCACAAAATCCTAATTATCCTATAATAGATGCATCATTTGTAAATGAAATTCCAAAAGATGTAAAAATTTACAAGCAAAAAATTAATGAGCCTTATGGTTTGGCAAGTTTTTTATCAAAAAATAAAACCAAAAAAATAAGTTCAGGTTTAATACAAAGTAAAAATCAATCTTTGATAGAAAAAATTTTGCTTTGGGTACGTGGTAATTTTTTTATACCTGATGCTCGTAAAAATTGGGTTAAACCTTCTGTTAATTATTTAACTAAGGTAGTAGAAGAAGAAAATATAAATACAATAATAACAACTGGCCCACCACACAGTATGCATTTAATAGGCCTTAAACTTAAGGAGAAGTTAGGTGTTAGCTGGGTTGCAGATTTTAGAGATCCTTGGACTTCTATTGGATACCATAAAAAATTACGTTTAAGTAAAGCATCTGCTAAAAAGCATAAGTATTTAGAACATTTGGTTTTAAATAGAGCAGATAGTATTGTGGTTACTAGTGAAACAACTAAAAACGAATTTTTAAATATTACCAATAAGCCTATAGAAGTGATAACAAATGGATTTGATGGTGATGTAGCTAGTGACGTGGCTTTAGATGATAAGTTTACCATTTCTCATATAGGATCTTTGCTTACGGGTAGAAATCCTGAGAATTTATGGCTTGCATTAGAAGAATTGTGTAATGAAAATGAAGCTTTTAAAAATAGTTTATCGCTACAGTTTATCGGTGTTGTAAGTGAAGATGTGTTACAAACAATATACAAATACAATTTAAAGTCTTACGTAAATTTAATTGGTTACGTATCACATACTGAAGCATTAAAGTATCAAGAAAAATCACAAGTACTATTACTTTCAGAAATAAATTCACCAGATACAGTAGGTATTATTGCGGGTAAATTATTTGAGTATATGCGAGCAAAAAGACCAATTTTGGCAATAGGACCAAAAGGTTGGGAGGTGAGTAATATAATTAAAGAGACAAATACAGGTGTTGCTTTTAATTATAATGATACATCTAACATAAAAAGTTTACTTTTAGATTGGTTTTTTAAATACCAAACAAAAGAATTAAGTGTAAATTCTACTAATATAAATACGTATAGTAGAAAAGAGCGTACAGCTAAATTAGCCAATCATTTATATGGGTATTGTATTTAA
- a CDS encoding lipopolysaccharide biosynthesis protein yields the protein MGIVFKQTFSNTIVTFVGFGIGAINTLFLYTNFLTKENYGLVTVILATAALLMPLLTFGVQNTLVKFYSSYKDSDDVKYFLNLMLYLPLLTIIPFTLFSYFGTDFIGDFLAEKNEEVKGYVWYIYFVGLAMSYFEIFYSWVKVHMKSVFGNFMKEVFGRLCIAILLVLVHYNVITVDLFLKSLVGVYVLRMVVMKLYAFSLEIPSLKFRLPKNYSSIIKYSALIILGGSAAVILLEIDKFMLNQYLAIENVAFYGVSVFIATVITVPSRAMHQITHPLTAKLLNSKDKPELRKLYKKSSLTLFIISGIIFLLIILNLQELYKLMPVAYRGGMLVVFLIGLTKVLDALLGNSNSILFNSDYYRAILVMGVLLAIVVVLLNYMLIPAYGLGGAAWATFIAIASFNTVKIGYVYAKFKMHPFTLDTLKVLLLLCLLGGVFFFINFNFHPILNIAIKSIFMGVVYILVLYKLRVSEDVYSIVSSYLSKKETKR from the coding sequence ATGGGTATTGTATTTAAACAAACATTTAGTAATACTATAGTAACCTTTGTAGGGTTTGGTATTGGTGCTATTAATACACTTTTTTTATATACCAATTTTTTAACTAAAGAAAATTATGGTTTAGTTACAGTTATACTTGCTACAGCAGCTTTATTAATGCCATTGTTAACTTTTGGAGTGCAAAATACGTTAGTAAAATTTTATAGTAGTTATAAAGATAGTGATGATGTTAAGTATTTTTTAAACTTAATGTTGTACTTGCCATTACTTACAATTATACCATTTACACTGTTTAGTTATTTTGGTACTGATTTTATAGGCGATTTTTTAGCAGAAAAAAACGAAGAGGTCAAAGGGTATGTTTGGTACATTTATTTTGTGGGACTGGCAATGTCTTATTTTGAAATATTTTACTCTTGGGTAAAAGTGCATATGAAATCTGTTTTTGGAAACTTTATGAAAGAAGTTTTTGGAAGACTATGTATTGCTATTTTACTTGTATTGGTACATTATAATGTAATAACTGTAGATTTATTTTTAAAGTCCTTGGTTGGTGTTTATGTGTTACGTATGGTTGTAATGAAACTTTATGCCTTTAGTTTAGAAATACCAAGTTTAAAATTTAGATTGCCTAAAAATTATAGTTCAATTATAAAATACAGTGCTCTTATAATATTAGGTGGTTCTGCAGCTGTAATACTTTTAGAGATAGATAAGTTTATGCTAAATCAATATTTAGCAATAGAAAATGTTGCTTTTTATGGAGTTTCTGTATTTATTGCAACTGTAATTACGGTACCATCTAGAGCTATGCACCAAATTACACATCCGTTAACTGCTAAATTATTAAACAGTAAAGACAAACCAGAGCTTCGTAAATTGTATAAGAAATCATCTTTAACATTATTTATAATATCCGGAATTATTTTTTTGTTGATTATTTTAAACTTACAAGAATTATACAAATTAATGCCAGTTGCCTACAGAGGCGGAATGTTAGTGGTATTTTTAATAGGTTTAACAAAAGTGTTAGATGCTCTTTTGGGTAATAGTAATTCTATTCTTTTTAATTCTGACTATTACAGAGCAATTTTGGTAATGGGCGTTTTGTTAGCAATAGTGGTAGTGCTTTTAAACTATATGTTAATACCTGCTTATGGTTTAGGTGGTGCTGCGTGGGCAACGTTTATAGCTATTGCAAGTTTTAATACAGTAAAAATTGGTTATGTATACGCTAAGTTTAAAATGCATCCGTTTACTTTAGACACTTTAAAAGTACTATTATTACTGTGTTTATTAGGAGGGGTATTTTTCTTTATAAACTTTAATTTTCATCCTATATTAAATATTGCTATAAAAAGTATATTTATGGGAGTTGTTTATATTTTAGTACTTTATAAACTCAGAGTTTCAGAAGATGTGTATAGTATAGTGTCTTCTTACCTAAGTAAAAAGGAAACAAAAAGGTAA
- the uvrA gene encoding excinuclease ABC subunit UvrA: MNTLLDVDPKHNIIIKGAKLHNLKNIDVVIPRNKLVVITGLSGSGKSSLAFDTLYAEGQRRYVESLSSYARQFLGKLDKPKVDYIKGIAPAIAIEQKVNSTNPRSTVGTTTEIYDYLKLLYARVGKTISPVSGKQVKKHTVTDVVNYIKEYSSNTKLLLLAPIKVKEDREPLKALEMFSKQGYARIKHKGKVIRIDDSITQMDREFYLVVDRIITKDDEDFYNRLANAVDTAFFEGEGNCIIEELETGKQTPFSNKFELDGIKFIEPNVHLFSFNNPFGACPTCEGYGDVIGIDQDLVVPNTALSVYEGAIFPWKGESMGKYKDEFIAASYKFDFPIHKPWFELTDEQKQLVWDGNKYFTGLNKFFAMLEDKSYKIQNRVMLSRYRGKTKCGTCNGKRLRPETDYVKVNDKCISELVELPIDTLTEFFNSVKLSKHDAQIAKRLLVEITTRLSFLNKVGLTYLTLNRKSNTLSGGESQRINLATSLGSSLVGSMYILDEPSIGLHPKDTENLIDVLKSLRDLGNTVIVVEHDEDIMNAADQVIDIGPEAGTHGGQVVANGTMTDILKSSSLTASYLNGKKQIEVPKKRRNFTNFIRINGARENNLKNINATFPLGILTVVTGVSGSGKSTLVKKLLYPIVLKEIGGYGEKAGQFTSVEGEFKDIKNVEFVDQNPIGRSSRSNPVTYIKAYDDIRALFAAQKLSKLRSYQAKHFSFNVDGGRCEKCKGEGEITVEMQFMADVHLVCDACNGKRFKKEVLEVKFQDASIDDVLTMTIDDAIAFFEEHQQTKIMNKLKPLKDVGLGYVTLGQSSSTLSGGEAQRIKLASFLVKGKTTNKSLFIFDEPTTGLHFHDIKKLLKSFNALLAKGHSVVVIEHNIDLIKCADFIIDLGQEGGTKGGELIAEGTPEQIAKSKKSFTAKYLKEKL, translated from the coding sequence ATGAATACACTTTTAGACGTCGACCCAAAACACAATATAATTATTAAGGGTGCTAAACTCCACAACCTCAAAAATATAGATGTTGTAATTCCTAGAAATAAACTTGTTGTTATTACAGGTTTATCTGGTTCTGGTAAATCTAGCCTTGCTTTTGATACACTTTATGCAGAGGGCCAACGTAGGTATGTAGAAAGTTTATCTTCATATGCACGCCAATTTTTAGGTAAATTGGACAAACCTAAAGTAGACTATATAAAAGGTATAGCTCCTGCAATTGCTATAGAGCAAAAAGTAAACTCTACAAACCCACGTTCTACTGTAGGTACTACAACAGAAATTTATGATTATTTAAAGCTATTGTATGCTAGGGTTGGTAAAACCATATCTCCAGTATCTGGTAAACAGGTAAAAAAACATACTGTTACAGATGTTGTTAACTATATTAAAGAGTATAGTAGTAATACCAAGCTATTATTATTAGCACCTATTAAGGTAAAAGAAGACAGGGAGCCTTTAAAAGCTTTAGAAATGTTTTCTAAACAAGGGTATGCCAGAATAAAACACAAAGGTAAAGTTATACGTATAGATGATTCTATTACACAAATGGACAGAGAGTTTTATTTGGTGGTAGATAGAATTATAACTAAAGATGATGAAGATTTTTATAATAGATTAGCAAATGCTGTTGATACTGCTTTTTTTGAAGGTGAAGGCAATTGTATTATTGAAGAGTTAGAAACAGGTAAACAAACTCCTTTTAGTAATAAGTTTGAACTAGACGGCATTAAATTTATAGAGCCAAACGTACACTTGTTTAGTTTTAACAATCCCTTTGGAGCTTGCCCAACCTGCGAAGGTTATGGTGATGTAATTGGTATAGACCAAGATTTAGTTGTGCCAAATACTGCTTTGTCTGTATATGAAGGTGCTATTTTTCCTTGGAAAGGAGAAAGTATGGGCAAATATAAAGATGAATTTATAGCTGCTTCTTATAAGTTTGATTTTCCTATACATAAACCTTGGTTTGAGTTAACAGATGAGCAAAAACAATTAGTTTGGGATGGTAATAAATATTTTACTGGCTTAAACAAGTTTTTTGCAATGCTTGAAGATAAGAGCTACAAAATACAAAACCGAGTAATGTTATCTCGTTACAGAGGTAAAACAAAGTGTGGTACTTGTAATGGCAAACGTCTACGCCCAGAGACAGATTATGTAAAGGTTAATGATAAATGCATATCAGAACTAGTAGAACTACCTATAGATACACTAACAGAATTTTTTAACTCGGTTAAGCTAAGTAAACATGATGCACAAATTGCAAAACGCTTGTTGGTAGAAATAACTACAAGACTTAGTTTTTTAAACAAAGTTGGATTAACTTATTTAACACTAAACAGAAAATCTAATACCTTATCTGGAGGTGAGAGTCAGCGTATAAATTTAGCTACATCTTTGGGTAGTAGCTTAGTTGGGTCTATGTATATATTAGATGAGCCAAGTATTGGCCTGCACCCAAAAGACACAGAAAACTTAATAGATGTTTTAAAGTCTTTACGTGATTTAGGTAACACTGTTATTGTAGTAGAACATGATGAGGATATTATGAATGCTGCAGACCAAGTTATAGATATAGGTCCGGAAGCTGGTACGCACGGTGGCCAGGTTGTTGCTAATGGTACAATGACAGATATTTTAAAATCATCCTCATTAACCGCAAGTTACCTAAATGGCAAAAAACAAATAGAGGTTCCTAAAAAAAGAAGAAACTTTACCAATTTTATTAGAATAAATGGTGCTAGAGAAAACAACTTAAAAAATATAAATGCAACTTTTCCGCTTGGCATACTAACCGTAGTAACTGGCGTATCTGGTAGCGGAAAAAGTACGCTGGTAAAAAAACTACTCTATCCTATAGTATTAAAGGAAATTGGAGGCTATGGAGAAAAAGCCGGACAATTTACTTCTGTAGAAGGTGAATTTAAAGATATTAAAAATGTAGAGTTCGTAGATCAAAACCCCATAGGCAGGTCTTCTAGGTCTAACCCTGTAACTTACATAAAGGCTTATGATGATATTAGGGCATTATTTGCTGCGCAAAAATTAAGCAAACTTAGATCGTACCAAGCAAAACACTTTTCTTTTAATGTAGACGGGGGCCGTTGTGAAAAATGTAAAGGAGAAGGAGAAATAACTGTAGAAATGCAGTTTATGGCAGATGTACATTTGGTTTGTGACGCTTGTAATGGTAAACGTTTTAAAAAAGAAGTATTAGAGGTTAAATTTCAGGATGCAAGTATAGATGATGTTTTAACTATGACTATTGATGATGCTATTGCATTTTTTGAAGAGCATCAACAAACAAAAATAATGAACAAGCTTAAACCCTTAAAAGATGTTGGTTTAGGATATGTAACTCTTGGGCAATCTTCCTCTACTCTTTCTGGTGGTGAAGCACAGCGTATTAAATTAGCTTCGTTTTTAGTAAAAGGCAAAACAACTAACAAATCTTTATTTATTTTTGATGAACCTACAACAGGTTTACACTTTCATGATATAAAAAAATTACTAAAATCATTTAATGCTCTTTTAGCAAAAGGCCATTCTGTAGTTGTTATAGAACATAATATAGACCTTATTAAATGTGCAGATTTTATTATTGATTTAGGGCAAGAGGGAGGTACAAAAGGCGGTGAGCTAATAGCAGAGGGAACCCCAGAACAAATTGCAAAAAGTAAAAAATCTTTTACAGCTAAATATCTCAAAGAAAAACTATAA
- a CDS encoding RNA polymerase sigma factor yields the protein MDLQIEDSVLVKKYINGDEKSLEVLINRHNQRISSFIYSKVLDRDITEDIFQDTFIKVIKTLKKGSYSEEGKFLPWVMRIAHNLIIDHFRKNKRMPMFEGSDDFNIFSVISDDKLNAEKQLIKNQIDSDLKVLIEELPEDQKEVLLMRIYKDMSFKEISENTGVSINTALGRMRYALINMRKIIEKHNIVLTN from the coding sequence ATGGATCTACAAATTGAAGACTCAGTATTAGTAAAAAAGTATATTAACGGAGATGAAAAATCTTTGGAAGTATTAATAAACAGACATAACCAAAGAATTAGTAGTTTTATTTATTCTAAAGTATTAGATAGAGACATTACTGAGGATATATTTCAAGATACTTTTATAAAAGTGATTAAAACTTTAAAAAAGGGTTCTTATAGTGAAGAAGGTAAGTTTTTACCGTGGGTAATGAGAATTGCGCACAACTTAATTATAGATCACTTTAGAAAAAATAAGCGTATGCCTATGTTTGAAGGTAGCGATGATTTTAATATTTTTTCTGTAATAAGTGATGATAAATTAAACGCAGAAAAACAATTAATAAAAAATCAGATCGATTCTGACCTTAAAGTTTTAATTGAGGAATTACCAGAAGATCAAAAAGAAGTTTTATTAATGCGTATCTACAAGGATATGAGTTTTAAAGAAATCTCTGAAAATACGGGTGTTAGTATTAACACTGCATTAGGAAGAATGAGATATGCTTTAATTAATATGAGAAAAATAATAGAAAAGCACAATATCGTTTTAACGAATTAA
- a CDS encoding endonuclease III domain-containing protein, whose amino-acid sequence MTKAEKVTFTINKLKELYPTIPVPLDHKDPYTLLIAVLMSAQSTDVRVNKITPLLFAKADNPYDMVKLTVDEIREIIKPVGLSPMKAKGIHGLSQMLIDEHNGVVPKDMEALEKFPAVGHKTAGVVVSQAFGIPAFPVDTHIHRLMYRWGFTNGKNVTQTEKDAKRLFPKELWNDLHLQIIWYGRDYSPARGWDLDKDIITKTIGRKTVIEEYYKTKKSR is encoded by the coding sequence ATGACCAAGGCAGAAAAAGTTACTTTTACAATAAACAAACTTAAGGAACTATACCCAACAATACCAGTTCCTTTAGACCATAAAGATCCGTATACATTATTAATTGCTGTTTTAATGTCTGCACAAAGCACAGATGTACGTGTAAATAAAATTACGCCATTATTATTTGCAAAGGCAGACAACCCTTATGATATGGTTAAATTAACAGTAGATGAAATTAGAGAAATAATAAAACCAGTTGGCTTATCACCTATGAAAGCAAAAGGTATACATGGCCTATCACAAATGTTAATAGATGAGCACAATGGTGTTGTACCTAAAGATATGGAAGCTCTAGAAAAGTTTCCGGCTGTTGGTCACAAAACTGCTGGTGTTGTAGTATCGCAAGCCTTTGGTATACCTGCATTTCCGGTAGACACACACATACACAGATTAATGTATAGATGGGGATTTACAAACGGTAAAAATGTAACTCAAACAGAAAAAGATGCAAAAAGATTGTTTCCTAAAGAATTATGGAACGATCTGCATTTGCAAATTATTTGGTACGGTAGAGACTACTCGCCAGCCAGAGGTTGGGATTTAGATAAAGATATAATTACAAAAACAATAGGGAGAAAAACAGTGATTGAAGAATATTATAAAACCAAAAAGAGCCGTTAA